CAAGCTGGAGCACTTCCACGACAAGCTGGGCGAGCGGTTCGTCCCGGCGCCACACCTGGTGGAGCTGGTGAAGGCGGGCAAGACGTTCTACCCGCGCTGAGCCGCGTCATGAGCACCCGCCCGGGAGTCCGCGCCAGACGCGGGGCTCCCGGGCTTGACCGGGGCGGCGTTCTGGACAAAGCCTGCCGGCCGCATGGCCCGCTCCGCGTCCCGCAGCATCGCCCTCGTCACCCTGGCCGCCGTCGTGGCGTGCAGTGCCGCCGCCGCGGCCGGGGCCTGGCGCTACTTCCACAAGAACCCGCAGAACCCCGTCGTCCGGGTCGACGAGTACGTCACCATGGGCTGGGTGGCCTGGGACTCGAGCTGGTACATGCGGATTGCCCAGGAGGGGTACAGCTTCATCCCCGGGCAGCAGAGCTCGGTGGCGTTCTTCCCGCTCTACCCGCTGCTCATCCGCGCGGTGGAGTCGCTCGGGCCCGACGTCTACCAGTCCGGCGTGCTCATCACCTTCCTGTGCGGGCCGCTGGCGCTGGTGCTGTTCACGAAGTGGGCGCGGCTGTTCGTGGACGAGGACACCGCCTTCAAGGCCGGGCTGCTGATGGCCTGCTATCCGTTCACGTTCTACTTCTACGGCGCCATGTACTCGGACGCGCTGTTCGTCCTGCTGGTGGTGTCCGCCTTCCTGCTGCTGGAGCGCGGCCTCCTGCTGCCCGCGGTGCTGGTGGCGGCGGTGGCCACGGCGGCGCGGCCGGTGGCGCCCGCGGTGGTGCTGGGCCTGCTGGTGCGCCGGCTGGAGTGGAAGCGGCAGCGGGGGGAGAAGTGGACCGCCGTGGACTTCCTGCCCGTGCTGTCGGGGTTGGGCTTCGGCTGCTACATGCTCTTTCTGTGGCACCAGTTCGGTGACCCGTTCGCCTTCGTGAAGGTGCAGGGGGCCGCGGGGTGGGAGCAGAACCCGGGCTGGAGCACGTGGCTGAAGGTGAGCTGGTTCGAGCGCGTCATCTTCTCGCCCACGGACAAGCGCGAGGCCATCCGCCTGGCCGCGCATGCCTTCTTCACGCTGCTGGCGCTGGCCCTGGTGTGGCCCACCCGGAAGCTGCTGGGCTGGGGGTACGCCGTCTACGTCCTGGCGATTGTCGGCCTGCCCGCGTGGTCGACGAAGGACTTCATGGGCATGGGGCGCTACCTCCTGTCGTCCTTCCCCGTCTTCCTCACCGCCGCGCTGCTCCTGCGAGAGCGGCCCCGGGTGCTCCAGGGGGCGGTGGCCGTGGGGGCCATCTCCGTCATCGTCCTCTCCTGGGCCTTCGGCGCGGACTACTACATCTCATGAGCGCGCTCCTGCAGCAGGCCCTGTCGCTGTACTCGGCGCTGCCCGCCGCGGAGCGCTTCCACGTCCACGCGCGCGCCTTCTCCGCGCCGCTGCTCGCCGTGGCCTCCCGCGTGCCAGGGGGCCGGGTGGTGGACATCGGCTGTGGACATGGGCTGCTGTCCGCGCTGCTCGCCGTGGCCGACCCGCGTCGCACCGTGCACGGCGTGGACCCGGACCCGCGCAAGGTGGAGTGGGCGCGGCGGGCCCTCGCGGGGCTGCCCAACGTGACGCTGACGGAGGGCACCGTGGAGGAGACGCTCGCCTCGGACTCGGCGGACGTGGAGCCCTTCGACGGCGCCGTGGTGTGTGACGTGCTGTACCTCCTTCCCGAGGACAGGTGGCCCGGCTTCCTGCGCACGGTGCAGGGCCTGCTCCGGCCGGGCGGGCGCCTGCTGCTGAAGGAGGTGCAGGGGGACGACTCCTGGAAGCACCGCAAGGCGCTGGCCCAGGAGTGGGTGATGGTGTCGCTGCTCGGGCGCACGAAGGCGAGCGGAGGGCTGGCGCTCAAGCCGCGCGGGGAGATGACGCGGCTGCTGAAGGACGCCGGCTTCGCCGTGCGCGAGGTGGTGGACCTGGGGAAGGGCTACACGACGCCCCACGTGCTCTATGTGGCGGAGGCGCTGCTGCCGTAGGTGTGCGGCTCACTGCCGCGAGGCCACGCTTGCGCCTGCTCCTACGAGGCGGAGTCGCTGCTGCCGTAGGTGTGCGGCTCACTGCCGCGAGGCCACGCTGACGCGGGGTCTACGTGGCGGAGGCGAGGCTGCCGTAGGTGTGCAGCTCGATGCCGCGCTCCTTCAGCCGTGCCTTCACCCGGGGGCTGGTGAGCGCGTCCAGCTCCGCCTGCCAGCCGTAGGTCCACGCCGGGTCCTCCGGCACGTGGGGAGTGCCCTCTCCCGGGTGACAGCCCAGCTCGAAGTCCCCCGCCGGCAGCGCATCCACCGCGGCCAGCAGCGCGGCCTCATCCAACCGGCCCGCCTCGAACACGCCGCCCGCACTGACGCGCCGTACGCCCCGGGACGTCCACGGAGGCAGCCGCGCCAGCGCCGCCAGCACCGTGGCCTTCAGCGCGGGCCCCGGCGTCCTCAACCAGCTCATCCGGGGCAGGGCGTCCGGCCACCGCAAGGGCAGCCCCTCACGCGCCGCCAGCGCCTCCACCACGGGACGCACGCCCGGCAGCAGGTGCAGGTGCTGGTGCCCGTCCAGGTGGTCCACCTCCACGCCCAGCTCGCGCGCCCGTCCCAACTGGGCGGTCAGCTCCCGCTCCACCTCATCCCGGCGCACCGCGCCCGTGAGCCACGCCTTCGCGAAGTCCGCCCAGCTGCCCCGCAGCCGCCCGCCCGGCGCCACCGTGGGGACGCGGTCCGCGGGCGCCGCCGGAGCCAGCCGCGTGGACAGCGCCAGGTGCAGGCCCACCGCCAGCCCCTGCGCCCGGGCGCGCGCCGCGGCTTCCGCGGCCGTGGGCCCCATGGCCAGCAGGGTGGCGCTGGTGACGATGCCCTCGCGGTGCGCCCGGAGGATGCCCGCGTCCAGGGAGGGGTGCAGTCCCAGGTCGTCCGCGTTCACCACCAGGCGCGTGCTCATCCCCGCGCCGCGCGCCCCGACGGCGGCACCGCGTGGAGCTGCTGCACCGACGGCGGCAGCCGCACCGGCTGCACCGGCGGCGCCGGCGTGCGCGTCTGCGGGTACAGCCGCACCAGCTCCTTCACCATCTTCAGGATGACCGACGGCGAGGCCAGCGTGGAGATGCCGCGCGTGCGCGGGAAGTAGTCCACCCCCATCTGGAACACCCGGAAGCCCTTGCGGATGGCCTTCACCACCAGCTCCGCGTCGATGAACGAGCCCTGGCTGTGCAGCTCCATCGACTCCAGCACCCGGCGGTGCATCACCTTGAAGCTGAAGTTGACGTCCTTTATCTGGATGTCGAACAGCGCCCGGATGAGCAGGTTGTAGACGAAGGAGTAGACGATGCGCTTGGGCCCCTCGCTCGTGCGGTCGAACCGGAAGGCGCAAATCATGTCCGCCTCCAGGTACTCCATCAGGTGCAGCGCCCGCTCCAGCTCCCGCATGTCCCAGGGCAGGTCCACATCCGAATACACGACGATGTCCTTCGTCGATGCCGCCAGGCCCGTGCGCATGGCCCCGCCCAGCTTCAGATTCACCGGGTGATGGATGACCCGGAGCTGCGGCACCTTCTGCACCAGCGCCTCGCAGATTTCGCGCGTGCGGTCCGTGGAGGCGTCATTGACGACGATGATTTCGAAGTCGTCCGTCAGCTTCGGCAGGACCTCCAGGGCGCGGCCCACCGCGCGCTCGACGTAGTCCTCCTCGTTCCAAGCGGGAAAGAAGAGGCTGATGCTGGGGTACTTACCCACGGGCGACCTCGGCGGTGTTGCAGACGGGAGTGAACGGGCTCGCTACCAGAGCTTCTGCCCTCAAATCAACGAATGGGGGGTCGCACTCCATCGTACTGGTATGATACCGTGAAAGCGCCATTTTGCGGGGACACTGTGACAACCAGGCCTTACACCCTGCTGCTCGTGGACGACTCGCAGTCAACGCTCCCTCGGCTGGCCCGCGCCCTGGGTCCGGAGGACTTCGCCCTCCGACTCACCGGCTATGGCCCGGAGGTACCCCGCCTGGCCCGGGAGGTGGCCCTGGTGGTGCTCTGCCCGGGGCAGGACCCCGCCGGGATGCTGGCGCTGCTGGAGCGGCTGATGCCGAACGACGGCACGGTGGGCCCGCCCGTGGTGGTGCTCGCCCCCGCCGAGCCCCGGAACACCTGGCTGGAGGCCCTCCGCCTTGGCGCCGAGGTCATAATCGACCCATGGGAGGGGGACGAGCTGGTCGGCAGGGTGCGCCGGAGCCTCGCCCAGCATCACCGATTGCAGTCACTTTCGACCCAGGTGGGGGAGCTGCAGCGGCTGTCCGCGACGGACGGCCTCACGGGCGTCCACAACCACCGGCACTTCCAGGAGCGGCTGCGGGAGGAGTTCCGCCGCGCCCAGCGCTATGACGATGCGCTGTCGCTCATCCTCCTGGACTTGGACCACTTCAAGGACGTGAACGACAGGTACGGCCACGCGGCCGGGGACGGCGTGCTGCGAGAGGTGGCCGGCGCCCTCCAGAGGGGCGTGCGGGAGACGGACCTCGTCGCCCGCTATGGCGGAGAGGAGTTCGCGGTGCTGCTGCCGCGCACCCACCTCACCGGCGCCCTCACCGTGGCGGAGCGCGTGCGCCGGGAGCTGCGCGCCCTGCGCTTGGGTGGGGACGGCACCCTGCACGTGACGGCCTCCCTGGGCGTCTCCAGC
Above is a window of Pyxidicoccus xibeiensis DNA encoding:
- a CDS encoding mannosyltransferase family protein, giving the protein MARSASRSIALVTLAAVVACSAAAAAGAWRYFHKNPQNPVVRVDEYVTMGWVAWDSSWYMRIAQEGYSFIPGQQSSVAFFPLYPLLIRAVESLGPDVYQSGVLITFLCGPLALVLFTKWARLFVDEDTAFKAGLLMACYPFTFYFYGAMYSDALFVLLVVSAFLLLERGLLLPAVLVAAVATAARPVAPAVVLGLLVRRLEWKRQRGEKWTAVDFLPVLSGLGFGCYMLFLWHQFGDPFAFVKVQGAAGWEQNPGWSTWLKVSWFERVIFSPTDKREAIRLAAHAFFTLLALALVWPTRKLLGWGYAVYVLAIVGLPAWSTKDFMGMGRYLLSSFPVFLTAALLLRERPRVLQGAVAVGAISVIVLSWAFGADYYIS
- a CDS encoding class I SAM-dependent methyltransferase; the encoded protein is MSALLQQALSLYSALPAAERFHVHARAFSAPLLAVASRVPGGRVVDIGCGHGLLSALLAVADPRRTVHGVDPDPRKVEWARRALAGLPNVTLTEGTVEETLASDSADVEPFDGAVVCDVLYLLPEDRWPGFLRTVQGLLRPGGRLLLKEVQGDDSWKHRKALAQEWVMVSLLGRTKASGGLALKPRGEMTRLLKDAGFAVREVVDLGKGYTTPHVLYVAEALLP
- a CDS encoding ChbG/HpnK family deacetylase yields the protein MSTRLVVNADDLGLHPSLDAGILRAHREGIVTSATLLAMGPTAAEAAARARAQGLAVGLHLALSTRLAPAAPADRVPTVAPGGRLRGSWADFAKAWLTGAVRRDEVERELTAQLGRARELGVEVDHLDGHQHLHLLPGVRPVVEALAAREGLPLRWPDALPRMSWLRTPGPALKATVLAALARLPPWTSRGVRRVSAGGVFEAGRLDEAALLAAVDALPAGDFELGCHPGEGTPHVPEDPAWTYGWQAELDALTSPRVKARLKERGIELHTYGSLASAT
- a CDS encoding glycosyltransferase family 2 protein yields the protein MGKYPSISLFFPAWNEEDYVERAVGRALEVLPKLTDDFEIIVVNDASTDRTREICEALVQKVPQLRVIHHPVNLKLGGAMRTGLAASTKDIVVYSDVDLPWDMRELERALHLMEYLEADMICAFRFDRTSEGPKRIVYSFVYNLLIRALFDIQIKDVNFSFKVMHRRVLESMELHSQGSFIDAELVVKAIRKGFRVFQMGVDYFPRTRGISTLASPSVILKMVKELVRLYPQTRTPAPPVQPVRLPPSVQQLHAVPPSGRAARG
- a CDS encoding GGDEF domain-containing response regulator, encoding MTTRPYTLLLVDDSQSTLPRLARALGPEDFALRLTGYGPEVPRLAREVALVVLCPGQDPAGMLALLERLMPNDGTVGPPVVVLAPAEPRNTWLEALRLGAEVIIDPWEGDELVGRVRRSLAQHHRLQSLSTQVGELQRLSATDGLTGVHNHRHFQERLREEFRRAQRYDDALSLILLDLDHFKDVNDRYGHAAGDGVLREVAGALQRGVRETDLVARYGGEEFAVLLPRTHLTGALTVAERVRRELRALRLGGDGTLHVTASLGVSSFPHRTVLSPEQLLLTADEALYQAKHEGRDRICLHPQMPPFPPPSSQGS